One stretch of Columba livia isolate bColLiv1 breed racing homer chromosome 29, bColLiv1.pat.W.v2, whole genome shotgun sequence DNA includes these proteins:
- the ITGA7 gene encoding integrin alpha-7 isoform X1 produces MGCWVPCTVMWDAGHHDMGCSARCGVRYGVKHTALRGAVWGDGCTHRAGVCRGCWFPRPVLCGAAGAPPSPSPLWSFPGRSHPRGATRCDPPAGRGGAGPLLPRCPALPGPGGRRSGGMGVPRGLRGLCLPRLCLPRLCLPWLCLPWLCLRLLPCAAFNLDAASSLLKDGDKGSLFGVAVALHRQLSPEPAGWLLVGAPQALALPGQGANRTGGLFACPLTPELSDCWRVPIDEGVDLQRESKENQWLGVSVKSQGAGGKIVTCAHLYEARHRVQQPLETRDVIGRCFVLSQDLRVRDELDGGEWKFCQGRPQGHDRFGSCQQGLAAAFSPDQHYILFGAPGTYNWKGASPVQRCGPSPVPPRPQAAGESPEGVPPLTLPRSAGTLRVELLNQSSLDLLRYDDGPYEAGGEKDQDPSLIPVPANSYLGLVFVTNIDSSDPDQLVYKTPEPGERVPGAAGDVAQNSYLGFSVDSGAGLTRRRELSFVTGAPRANHTGAVVILRRDSANRLVPEAVLPGPQLSSAFGHALAVLDLNSDGWMDLVVGAPHFFERKEEIGGAVYVYINPGGHWDSATPLRLNGTCGSMFGIALSTAGDLNHDGFEDLAVGAPFDGAGKVYIYHGSSLGIVVKPAQVLDGEGVGVTAFGYSLSGGLDVDGNLYPDLLVGSLSDSVVLYRARPVVHVSRNVSLLPPNIDLEQSNCRHQEGVCVDVQACFSYTASPASYSPRLVLEYVFDADTERRRLGHPPRISFLGRQPSDPEHQFSDTLELPGQRARACTMATFQLQDNIRDKLRPIAVTLAYGIQGTDDTRQRRGAALPPLSPVLSPQQPSSHRTEVHFLKQGCGDDKICQSNLQLHFQFCARLGDAEFVPLPRGDDGTAIFSMSDQKDVALEIHVTNLPSDPAEPQRDGDDAHEALLIVTFPPELPYSALRPYDGRAAWDKPVLCLANQNGSQVECELGNPLKRGAQVRFFLILSTLGITLQTTDLAVELALSTISEQPGLEPVLARARVVIELPLSVSGVAVPPRLFFGGVVRGESAMRRESQVGSAVRFEVTVSHRGPSLKTLGSAFLTLLWPHELRSGKWLLYPLHMELAAPPGRGVPCSPPANPLGLALVQPWGGWGGGSLSPPNPPSPSLPCQEPPEAAPPEVPESGSWWVPAPAERRRNVTLDCAQGTARCLSFRCPLPSFERAAVLTARGRLWNGTFLEEYLAVTSVELIVRASVSVTSSIKNLVLKDAAIQIPVTIYLDPGAAVAGGVPWWVIVLAALAGGLVLALLVCVLWKLGFFRRARAAPPAVPQFHAVRIPREQRQHLREGKLGTIQRKEWAALGEAADGRVTPSSA; encoded by the exons atggggtgctgggtgccATGCACTGTGATGTGGGATGCAGGACACCACGATATGGGGTGCAGTGCCCGATGTGGGGTGCGATATGGGGTGAAGCACACTGCACTGCGGGGTGCAGTGTGGGGTGATGGGTGCACCCACAGAGCAGGGGTGTGCAGGGGGTGCTGGTTCCCACGCCCTGTGCTTTGTGGTGCAGCGGGTGCGCCTCCATCCCCCAGCCCGCTCTGGTCATTCCCCGGGCGGAGCCACCCGAGAGGTGCCACCCGGTGTGACCCacccgcggggcggggcggggccgggccgctTCTCCCGCGCTGTCCCGCgctgccggggccggggggTCGGCGGAGCGGCGGGATGGGGGTGCCGCGGGGCCTGCGGGGGCTCTGCCTGCCCCGGCTCTGCCTGCCCCGGCTCTGCCTGCCCTGGCTCTGCCTGCCCTGGCTCTGCCTGCGGCTGCTGCCCTGCGCTGCCTTCAACCTGGACGCCGCCAGCTCGCTGCTGAAGGACGGCGACAAGGGCAGCCTGTTCGGCGTGGCCGTGGCTCTGCACCGCCAGCTCAGCCCCGAGCCCGCCGGCTG GCTGCTGGTGGGGGCCCCCCAAGCGCTGGCGCTGCCTGGCCAAGGTGCCAACCGGACCGGGGGGCTCTTTGCTTGCCCGCTGACCCCTGAGCTCTCCGACTGCTGGCGGGTGCCCATCGATGAGGGAG TTGACCTGCAGCGGGAGAGCAAAGAGAACCAGTGGCTGGGGGTGAGCGTGAAGAGCCAAGGTGCCGGCGGCAAGATCGTG ACCTGCGCCCACCTGTACGAAGCGCGGCACCGGGTGCAGCAGCCGCTGGAGACGCGGGATGTGATCGGGCGCTGCTTCGTGCTGAGCCAGGACCTGCGGGTGCGTGATGAGCTGGATGGCGGCGAGTGGAAGTTCTGCCAGGGGCGGCCGCAGGGCCACGACCGCTTTGGGTCCTGCCAGCAGGGCCTGGCAGCCGCTTTCAGCCCCGACCAGCACTACATCCTCTTCGGGGCCCCCGGCACCTACAACTGGAAGG GTGCCAGCCCAGTGCAGCGCTGTGGGCCGTCTCCAGTGCCCCCCCGTCCCCAGGCAGCAGGAGAGTCCCCAGAGGGTGTCCCCCCCCTCACCCTCCCTCGCTCCGCAGGGACCCTGCGCGTGGAGCTGCTCAACCAGAGCTCTCTCGACCTCCTGCGCTACGACGACGGCCCCTACGAGGCGGGGGGCGAGAAGGACCAGGATCCCTCGCTGATCCCCGTCCCCGCCAACAGCTACTTGG ggctggtgtttgtgacaaacattgATAGCTCAGACCCTGACCAGCTGGTCTACAAAACCCCCGAGCCTGGCGAGAGGGTCCCCGGTGCGGCCGGTGACGTGGCCCAGAATAGCTACTTGG GGTTCTCGGTGGACTCGGGCGCGGGGCTGACGCGGCGGCGCGAGCTCAGCTTTGTCACCGGCGCCCCCCGCGCCAACCACACCGGGGCCGTTGTCATCCTGCGGCGCGACAGCGCCAACCGCCTGGTCCCCGAGGCCGTGCTGCCCGGCCCGCAGCTCAGCTCCGCCTTCGGGCACGCCCTGGCCGTCCTCGACCTCAACAGCGACGG TTGGATGGATCTGGTGGTGGGGGCCCCCCACTTTTTCGAGCGCAAGGAGGAGATCGGGGGGGCCGTGTACGTCTACATCAACCCGGGGGGGCACTGGGACTCGGCCACCCCCCTCCGCCTCAATGGCACCTGCGGCTCCATGTTCGGCATCGCCCTCAGCACCGCCGGGGACCTCAACCACGATGGCTTCGAAG ACCTGGCGGTGGGGGCCCCCTTCGACGGCGCCGGCAAGGTCTACATCTACCACGGCAGCAGCCTGGGCATTGTGGTGAAGCCGGCGCAG GTCCTGGACGGGGAGGGCGTGGGGGTTACGGCCTTCGGATACTCCCTGTCGGGGGGGCTGGACGTGGATGGGAACCTGTACCCCGACCTGCTGGTTGGGTCCCTCTCTGACTCCGTCGTGCTCTACAG GGCCCGGCCGGTCGTGCATGTCTCTAGGAATGTGTCCCTGCTCCCCCCCAACATCGACCTGGAGCAGAGCAACTGCCGGCACCAGGAGGGGGTCTG CGTGGATGTGCAAGCGTGCTTCAGCTACACGGCCAGTCCTGCCAGCTACAGCCCCCGCCTCG TACTGGAGTACGTGTTCGATGCTGACACGGAGCGGCGGCGGCTGGGCCACCCCCCCCGCATCTCCTTCCTGGGCCGCCAGCCCTCGGACCCCGAGCACCAGTTCTCGGACACGCTGGAGCTGCCCGGCCAGCGCGCCCGTGCCTGCACCATGGCCaccttccagctgcag GACAACATCCGTGACAAGCTGCGCCCCATCGCTGTCACCCTCGCTTATGGCATCCAGGGAACCGACGACACACGGCAGCGCCGGGGGGCCGCCCTGCCCCCGCTGTCACCCGTGCTcagcccccagcagcccagcagccacCGCACCGAG gtGCATTTCCTGAAGCAGGGCTGCGGGGACGACAAGATCTGCCAGAGCAACCTCCAGCTCCACTTCCAGTTCTGCGCCCGCCTGGGGGATGCCGAGTTCGTGCCCCTGCCCAG GGGTGACGATGGCACCGCCATCTTCTCCATGAGCGACCAGAAGGACGTGGCCTTGGAGATCCATGTCACCAACCTGCCCTCGGACCCGGCGGAGCCGCAGCGGGACGGGGACGATGCGCACGAGGCGCTGCTGATTGTCACCTTCCCCCCCGAGCTGCCCTACTCCGCCCTGCGCCCCTACGACGGGCGGGCAGCCTGG GACAAGCCGGTGCTGTGCCTCGCCAACCAGAACGGCTCGCAGGTGGAGTGTGAGCTGGGGAACCCCCTGAAACGTGGAGCGCAG GTGCGGTTCTTCCTCATCCTCAGCACCCTGGGCATCACCCTCCAGACCACGGACCTGGCGGTGGAGCTGGCCCTGTCCAC TATCAGCGAGCAGCCGGGGCTGGAGCCGGTGCTGGCCCGTGCCCGCGTTGTCATTGAGCTGCCGCTCTCGGTGTCGGG CGTGGCCGTGCCACCCCGGCTCTTCTTCGGGGGGGTGGTGCGGGGGGAGAGCGCGATGCGGCGGGAAAGCCAGGTGGGCAGCGCCGTGCGCTTCGAGGTGACG GTGTCCCACCGGGGCCCGTCGCTGAAGACTCTGGGCTCTGCCTTCCTcacgctgctgtggccccaTGAGCTGCGCTCGGGGAAGTGGCTCCTGTACCCCCTGCACATGGAGCTGGCGGCCCCCCCGGGCCGGGGagtgccctgcagcccccctgccaACCCGCTGGGCCTGGCGCTGGTACAGCCGTGGGGTGGCTGGGGTGGGGGATCCCTGTCGCCCCCAAACCCTCCATCCCCATCCTTGCCCTGTCAGGAGCCGCCGGAGGCTGCGCCCCCCGAGGTGCCTGAGTCGGGGTCCTGGTGGGTGCCGGCACCCGCTGAGAGGAGGAGGAACGTCACGCTG GACTGTGCCCAGGGCACCGCACGCTGTCTGTCCTTCCGCTgtcctctgcccagctttgagCGGGCAGCCGTGCTGACGGCCCGCGGCCGCCTCTGGAACGGCACCTTCCTGGAG GAGTACCTGGCTGTCACCTCGGTGGAGCTGATCGTGCGTGCCAGTGTCTCGGTGACGTCCTCCATCAAGAACCTGGTGCTGAAGGATGCAGCCATCCAG ATCCCCGTCACCATCTACCTGGACCCCGGCGCGGCAGTGGCGGGCGGCGTGCCCTGGTGGGTCATCGTGCTGGCCGCGCTGGCCGGCGGCCTCGTCCTGGCCCTG
- the ITGA7 gene encoding integrin alpha-7 isoform X6, with translation MGCWVPCTVMWDAGHHDMGCSARCGVRYGVKHTALRGAVWGDGCTHRAGVCRGCWFPRPVLCGAAGAPPSPSPLWSFPGRSHPRGATRCDPPAGRGGAGPLLPRCPALPGPGGRRSGGMGVPRGLRGLCLPRLCLPRLCLPWLCLPWLCLRLLPCAAFNLDAASSLLKDGDKGSLFGVAVALHRQLSPEPAGWLLVGAPQALALPGQGANRTGGLFACPLTPELSDCWRVPIDEGVDLQRESKENQWLGVSVKSQGAGGKIVTCAHLYEARHRVQQPLETRDVIGRCFVLSQDLRVRDELDGGEWKFCQGRPQGHDRFGSCQQGLAAAFSPDQHYILFGAPGTYNWKGASPVQRCGPSPVPPRPQAAGESPEGVPPLTLPRSAGTLRVELLNQSSLDLLRYDDGPYEAGGEKDQDPSLIPVPANSYLGFSVDSGAGLTRRRELSFVTGAPRANHTGAVVILRRDSANRLVPEAVLPGPQLSSAFGHALAVLDLNSDGWMDLVVGAPHFFERKEEIGGAVYVYINPGGHWDSATPLRLNGTCGSMFGIALSTAGDLNHDGFEDLAVGAPFDGAGKVYIYHGSSLGIVVKPAQVLDGEGVGVTAFGYSLSGGLDVDGNLYPDLLVGSLSDSVVLYRARPVVHVSRNVSLLPPNIDLEQSNCRHQEGVCVDVQACFSYTASPASYSPRLVLEYVFDADTERRRLGHPPRISFLGRQPSDPEHQFSDTLELPGQRARACTMATFQLQDNIRDKLRPIAVTLAYGIQGTDDTRQRRGAALPPLSPVLSPQQPSSHRTEVHFLKQGCGDDKICQSNLQLHFQFCARLGDAEFVPLPRGDDGTAIFSMSDQKDVALEIHVTNLPSDPAEPQRDGDDAHEALLIVTFPPELPYSALRPYDGRAAWDKPVLCLANQNGSQVECELGNPLKRGAQVRFFLILSTLGITLQTTDLAVELALSTISEQPGLEPVLARARVVIELPLSVSGVAVPPRLFFGGVVRGESAMRRESQVGSAVRFEVTVSHRGPSLKTLGSAFLTLLWPHELRSGKWLLYPLHMELAAPPGRGVPCSPPANPLGLALVQPWGGWGGGSLSPPNPPSPSLPCQEPPEAAPPEVPESGSWWVPAPAERRRNVTLDCAQGTARCLSFRCPLPSFERAAVLTARGRLWNGTFLEEYLAVTSVELIVRASVSVTSSIKNLVLKDAAIQIPVTIYLDPGAAVAGGVPWWVIVLAALAGGLVLALLVCVLWKLGFFRRARAAPPAVPQFHAVRIPREQRQHLREGKLGTIQRKEWAALGEAADGRVTPSSA, from the exons atggggtgctgggtgccATGCACTGTGATGTGGGATGCAGGACACCACGATATGGGGTGCAGTGCCCGATGTGGGGTGCGATATGGGGTGAAGCACACTGCACTGCGGGGTGCAGTGTGGGGTGATGGGTGCACCCACAGAGCAGGGGTGTGCAGGGGGTGCTGGTTCCCACGCCCTGTGCTTTGTGGTGCAGCGGGTGCGCCTCCATCCCCCAGCCCGCTCTGGTCATTCCCCGGGCGGAGCCACCCGAGAGGTGCCACCCGGTGTGACCCacccgcggggcggggcggggccgggccgctTCTCCCGCGCTGTCCCGCgctgccggggccggggggTCGGCGGAGCGGCGGGATGGGGGTGCCGCGGGGCCTGCGGGGGCTCTGCCTGCCCCGGCTCTGCCTGCCCCGGCTCTGCCTGCCCTGGCTCTGCCTGCCCTGGCTCTGCCTGCGGCTGCTGCCCTGCGCTGCCTTCAACCTGGACGCCGCCAGCTCGCTGCTGAAGGACGGCGACAAGGGCAGCCTGTTCGGCGTGGCCGTGGCTCTGCACCGCCAGCTCAGCCCCGAGCCCGCCGGCTG GCTGCTGGTGGGGGCCCCCCAAGCGCTGGCGCTGCCTGGCCAAGGTGCCAACCGGACCGGGGGGCTCTTTGCTTGCCCGCTGACCCCTGAGCTCTCCGACTGCTGGCGGGTGCCCATCGATGAGGGAG TTGACCTGCAGCGGGAGAGCAAAGAGAACCAGTGGCTGGGGGTGAGCGTGAAGAGCCAAGGTGCCGGCGGCAAGATCGTG ACCTGCGCCCACCTGTACGAAGCGCGGCACCGGGTGCAGCAGCCGCTGGAGACGCGGGATGTGATCGGGCGCTGCTTCGTGCTGAGCCAGGACCTGCGGGTGCGTGATGAGCTGGATGGCGGCGAGTGGAAGTTCTGCCAGGGGCGGCCGCAGGGCCACGACCGCTTTGGGTCCTGCCAGCAGGGCCTGGCAGCCGCTTTCAGCCCCGACCAGCACTACATCCTCTTCGGGGCCCCCGGCACCTACAACTGGAAGG GTGCCAGCCCAGTGCAGCGCTGTGGGCCGTCTCCAGTGCCCCCCCGTCCCCAGGCAGCAGGAGAGTCCCCAGAGGGTGTCCCCCCCCTCACCCTCCCTCGCTCCGCAGGGACCCTGCGCGTGGAGCTGCTCAACCAGAGCTCTCTCGACCTCCTGCGCTACGACGACGGCCCCTACGAGGCGGGGGGCGAGAAGGACCAGGATCCCTCGCTGATCCCCGTCCCCGCCAACAGCTACTTGG GGTTCTCGGTGGACTCGGGCGCGGGGCTGACGCGGCGGCGCGAGCTCAGCTTTGTCACCGGCGCCCCCCGCGCCAACCACACCGGGGCCGTTGTCATCCTGCGGCGCGACAGCGCCAACCGCCTGGTCCCCGAGGCCGTGCTGCCCGGCCCGCAGCTCAGCTCCGCCTTCGGGCACGCCCTGGCCGTCCTCGACCTCAACAGCGACGG TTGGATGGATCTGGTGGTGGGGGCCCCCCACTTTTTCGAGCGCAAGGAGGAGATCGGGGGGGCCGTGTACGTCTACATCAACCCGGGGGGGCACTGGGACTCGGCCACCCCCCTCCGCCTCAATGGCACCTGCGGCTCCATGTTCGGCATCGCCCTCAGCACCGCCGGGGACCTCAACCACGATGGCTTCGAAG ACCTGGCGGTGGGGGCCCCCTTCGACGGCGCCGGCAAGGTCTACATCTACCACGGCAGCAGCCTGGGCATTGTGGTGAAGCCGGCGCAG GTCCTGGACGGGGAGGGCGTGGGGGTTACGGCCTTCGGATACTCCCTGTCGGGGGGGCTGGACGTGGATGGGAACCTGTACCCCGACCTGCTGGTTGGGTCCCTCTCTGACTCCGTCGTGCTCTACAG GGCCCGGCCGGTCGTGCATGTCTCTAGGAATGTGTCCCTGCTCCCCCCCAACATCGACCTGGAGCAGAGCAACTGCCGGCACCAGGAGGGGGTCTG CGTGGATGTGCAAGCGTGCTTCAGCTACACGGCCAGTCCTGCCAGCTACAGCCCCCGCCTCG TACTGGAGTACGTGTTCGATGCTGACACGGAGCGGCGGCGGCTGGGCCACCCCCCCCGCATCTCCTTCCTGGGCCGCCAGCCCTCGGACCCCGAGCACCAGTTCTCGGACACGCTGGAGCTGCCCGGCCAGCGCGCCCGTGCCTGCACCATGGCCaccttccagctgcag GACAACATCCGTGACAAGCTGCGCCCCATCGCTGTCACCCTCGCTTATGGCATCCAGGGAACCGACGACACACGGCAGCGCCGGGGGGCCGCCCTGCCCCCGCTGTCACCCGTGCTcagcccccagcagcccagcagccacCGCACCGAG gtGCATTTCCTGAAGCAGGGCTGCGGGGACGACAAGATCTGCCAGAGCAACCTCCAGCTCCACTTCCAGTTCTGCGCCCGCCTGGGGGATGCCGAGTTCGTGCCCCTGCCCAG GGGTGACGATGGCACCGCCATCTTCTCCATGAGCGACCAGAAGGACGTGGCCTTGGAGATCCATGTCACCAACCTGCCCTCGGACCCGGCGGAGCCGCAGCGGGACGGGGACGATGCGCACGAGGCGCTGCTGATTGTCACCTTCCCCCCCGAGCTGCCCTACTCCGCCCTGCGCCCCTACGACGGGCGGGCAGCCTGG GACAAGCCGGTGCTGTGCCTCGCCAACCAGAACGGCTCGCAGGTGGAGTGTGAGCTGGGGAACCCCCTGAAACGTGGAGCGCAG GTGCGGTTCTTCCTCATCCTCAGCACCCTGGGCATCACCCTCCAGACCACGGACCTGGCGGTGGAGCTGGCCCTGTCCAC TATCAGCGAGCAGCCGGGGCTGGAGCCGGTGCTGGCCCGTGCCCGCGTTGTCATTGAGCTGCCGCTCTCGGTGTCGGG CGTGGCCGTGCCACCCCGGCTCTTCTTCGGGGGGGTGGTGCGGGGGGAGAGCGCGATGCGGCGGGAAAGCCAGGTGGGCAGCGCCGTGCGCTTCGAGGTGACG GTGTCCCACCGGGGCCCGTCGCTGAAGACTCTGGGCTCTGCCTTCCTcacgctgctgtggccccaTGAGCTGCGCTCGGGGAAGTGGCTCCTGTACCCCCTGCACATGGAGCTGGCGGCCCCCCCGGGCCGGGGagtgccctgcagcccccctgccaACCCGCTGGGCCTGGCGCTGGTACAGCCGTGGGGTGGCTGGGGTGGGGGATCCCTGTCGCCCCCAAACCCTCCATCCCCATCCTTGCCCTGTCAGGAGCCGCCGGAGGCTGCGCCCCCCGAGGTGCCTGAGTCGGGGTCCTGGTGGGTGCCGGCACCCGCTGAGAGGAGGAGGAACGTCACGCTG GACTGTGCCCAGGGCACCGCACGCTGTCTGTCCTTCCGCTgtcctctgcccagctttgagCGGGCAGCCGTGCTGACGGCCCGCGGCCGCCTCTGGAACGGCACCTTCCTGGAG GAGTACCTGGCTGTCACCTCGGTGGAGCTGATCGTGCGTGCCAGTGTCTCGGTGACGTCCTCCATCAAGAACCTGGTGCTGAAGGATGCAGCCATCCAG ATCCCCGTCACCATCTACCTGGACCCCGGCGCGGCAGTGGCGGGCGGCGTGCCCTGGTGGGTCATCGTGCTGGCCGCGCTGGCCGGCGGCCTCGTCCTGGCCCTG